In Thermotomaculum hydrothermale, a single genomic region encodes these proteins:
- a CDS encoding FecR family protein translates to MKKAILILMLLTIPLIMFADTSNNEENLYGIGVSFARLADVEGSVNVYRDSYQLEKADKNLPLNPLDVVKTAPDSRAVIQFIDGTLLKIGEDTKVEFLEIDGNKSSFAMIVRLWSGKVYYDVSDSEEFGDRTFRIDTKDSTIFILQHGQYRIDKNSFETDVKVVSGKVEIDVNDGAKLVRSGEAAIVTNDGNIQTFIFNTFDNDDFDLWAANSYKRKVVVSEKYVPREIKHYVYELDSYGTWVYDDTVEVYVWRPYIVETDWVPYSYGRWVWSPFGMTWVSYYPWGYAPFHYGYWNFSVSFGWVWVPDVWYSPGWVTWTYWDSYVGWYPCTYYRGRVVRYPVRYRRVVYAPVDRFYRRGVRYRTSPLPANRRIVQVRNPILPDPVALRRNPRDAVVRALRKPVTREVINRRVVEIRKRVNSNISHERVTTIGGVRNRTVITERGNVNSGKRVISTERNRVIRNRGSSSNSRVIRGNSPVIKNDKRDNSRTIRAKPQVIRNERTIERNNFNRNSTPVYRQNKVIERNTSERSTTPVYRQNRTIQNRSTSGIPTYRQRTIGEKKYTIPRTNDRTIINKNRNSSMGSKTYSGKSRSYSRSSRGYSSKTKSYSSGSHSRSIRITPKSYSPRSYSPRSYSGGSRRTIRRR, encoded by the coding sequence ATGAAAAAGGCAATTTTAATTTTAATGCTTTTGACAATCCCATTAATAATGTTTGCTGATACCTCAAACAATGAGGAGAATCTTTACGGCATAGGGGTCTCGTTTGCAAGGCTTGCTGATGTTGAGGGAAGTGTAAATGTTTACAGGGACTCCTATCAATTGGAGAAAGCAGATAAAAATTTACCTTTAAACCCTCTTGATGTCGTCAAAACAGCCCCTGACAGCAGGGCGGTAATTCAATTTATAGACGGCACTCTTTTAAAGATTGGGGAAGATACAAAGGTTGAATTTCTGGAAATTGATGGAAACAAGAGTTCTTTTGCAATGATTGTAAGGCTATGGTCGGGGAAAGTTTATTACGATGTTTCTGATTCTGAAGAGTTTGGGGATAGGACTTTTAGAATAGATACAAAAGATTCCACTATTTTTATTCTTCAGCATGGTCAGTACAGGATTGATAAAAATTCTTTTGAAACAGATGTTAAGGTTGTTAGCGGTAAAGTTGAAATAGATGTAAACGATGGGGCTAAACTTGTTCGTTCGGGAGAGGCTGCTATTGTAACAAATGATGGCAATATTCAGACATTTATATTCAATACCTTTGACAATGACGATTTTGATCTCTGGGCAGCAAATTCTTATAAAAGAAAGGTTGTTGTAAGCGAGAAGTATGTCCCGAGGGAAATAAAGCACTATGTTTATGAATTAGATTCTTACGGTACATGGGTTTACGATGATACTGTAGAAGTTTATGTGTGGAGGCCTTATATTGTTGAGACAGATTGGGTCCCTTATTCTTACGGAAGATGGGTGTGGTCTCCTTTTGGTATGACATGGGTTTCCTACTACCCATGGGGTTATGCTCCCTTTCACTATGGTTACTGGAATTTTTCCGTTTCCTTTGGCTGGGTCTGGGTTCCAGATGTGTGGTACTCTCCAGGATGGGTTACATGGACTTATTGGGATTCCTATGTTGGCTGGTATCCCTGCACTTACTACAGAGGAAGGGTTGTAAGGTACCCTGTAAGGTATAGAAGAGTGGTATATGCTCCTGTTGATAGATTTTACAGGAGAGGGGTAAGGTATAGAACTTCTCCTTTGCCTGCAAATAGAAGAATTGTTCAGGTTAGAAACCCTATACTTCCTGATCCTGTTGCTTTAAGAAGAAACCCCAGGGATGCAGTTGTAAGGGCATTGCGTAAACCTGTAACAAGGGAAGTAATAAACAGAAGGGTTGTTGAAATAAGGAAAAGGGTAAATTCTAATATTTCACATGAGAGAGTGACAACAATAGGTGGAGTTAGAAATAGAACAGTAATCACAGAAAGAGGGAATGTAAATTCAGGGAAAAGAGTAATTTCAACTGAAAGAAATAGGGTAATAAGAAATAGAGGGTCTTCTTCTAATTCAAGAGTGATAAGAGGGAATAGCCCTGTTATTAAAAATGATAAAAGAGATAATTCAAGAACAATTAGAGCTAAACCTCAAGTTATAAGAAACGAAAGAACTATTGAGAGGAATAATTTTAATAGAAATTCAACACCAGTTTACAGGCAGAATAAGGTTATAGAGAGAAATACATCCGAAAGAAGCACCACACCGGTATACAGGCAAAACAGGACAATTCAAAACAGAAGTACATCAGGGATTCCCACATACAGGCAGAGGACCATTGGAGAGAAAAAATATACAATTCCAAGGACAAATGACAGAACAATTATTAACAAAAACAGGAATTCTTCAATGGGTTCGAAAACTTATTCAGGTAAATCAAGGAGTTATTCAAGAAGTTCAAGAGGGTATTCTTCTAAAACTAAAAGTTATTCAAGTGGCTCTCATTCAAGGTCAATAAGGATTACCCCGAAAAGCTATTCTCCAAGGAGTTATTCTCCAAGGAGTTACTCAGGCGGTTCAAGAAGAACAATAAGAAGAAGATAA
- the gltA gene encoding NADPH-dependent glutamate synthase, with amino-acid sequence MPDKKWIPQPKRPRTPIPEQKPEERRRNFKEVALGYTAELAIQEAYRCLQCKNPLCVEGCPVGIDIPGFIRHIGEGRFEEAYYTLKKYNFLPAICGRVCPQESQCEKFCIMGKRFKPVAIGRLERFAADYFMESGKKEDFKIDPPSGKKVAIIGSGPAGLTCAGELAKKGHKVTIFEALHKPGGVLVYGIPEFRLPKRIVDIEVENLKKMGVEIKTSAIIGKLYTIDELLEEEGFDAVFIGTGAGLPYFMGIPGENLNGVYSANEFLTRVNLMRAYMFPEADTPVKIGEKVAVVGCGNTALDAARTALRLGAKETHIVYRRSKGEIPAREEEVQHAIEEGVQFNLLTNPIEIIGDENGWVKALKCIRTRCGEPDESGRRRPIPIEGSEFEFPVDTVIMAIGQGPNPLIQETQPDIEVKRWGIIKIDEEGRTSKKGVFAGGDIVTGGATVILAMGQGKKAAQAIDEYLKTGKWA; translated from the coding sequence ATGCCTGATAAAAAGTGGATACCACAGCCAAAGAGGCCAAGAACCCCTATTCCTGAGCAAAAACCGGAAGAGAGAAGAAGAAACTTTAAAGAGGTAGCATTAGGATACACAGCAGAACTGGCAATACAGGAGGCTTACAGATGCCTTCAGTGTAAAAATCCTCTATGCGTTGAAGGATGCCCGGTAGGAATTGATATCCCCGGATTTATCAGGCATATAGGAGAGGGAAGGTTTGAAGAAGCATACTACACTCTAAAAAAATACAATTTTCTCCCTGCAATTTGTGGAAGGGTTTGCCCTCAGGAAAGCCAGTGTGAAAAGTTCTGTATTATGGGGAAAAGGTTTAAACCTGTGGCTATCGGAAGGCTGGAAAGGTTTGCAGCAGACTACTTTATGGAAAGCGGTAAAAAAGAAGACTTTAAAATAGACCCTCCTTCAGGGAAGAAGGTTGCTATAATTGGCTCAGGCCCTGCTGGTTTAACCTGTGCTGGAGAGCTTGCAAAAAAGGGACACAAGGTTACAATATTTGAAGCTCTACACAAACCTGGAGGAGTGCTTGTTTACGGTATTCCAGAGTTCAGATTACCGAAAAGAATAGTTGATATTGAAGTTGAAAACCTGAAAAAAATGGGAGTTGAAATAAAAACCTCAGCAATAATAGGAAAACTTTACACAATTGATGAATTACTTGAGGAAGAGGGTTTTGATGCTGTGTTCATTGGCACCGGGGCTGGGCTTCCTTACTTTATGGGCATTCCTGGAGAAAACCTCAACGGTGTATATTCAGCAAACGAGTTTTTGACAAGGGTAAACCTGATGAGGGCATATATGTTTCCTGAAGCAGACACCCCGGTAAAAATAGGGGAGAAAGTAGCTGTAGTTGGATGCGGTAACACTGCACTGGACGCAGCCAGAACCGCCTTAAGATTAGGTGCTAAAGAAACCCACATTGTTTACAGAAGAAGTAAGGGTGAAATCCCAGCCAGAGAAGAGGAAGTACAACACGCTATTGAAGAGGGCGTGCAATTTAACCTATTAACCAACCCTATTGAAATTATTGGAGATGAAAATGGATGGGTTAAAGCATTAAAATGCATAAGAACAAGATGTGGGGAGCCTGACGAAAGTGGAAGAAGAAGGCCTATTCCAATAGAGGGAAGTGAATTTGAATTTCCTGTAGATACTGTAATTATGGCAATCGGGCAGGGACCAAACCCATTAATTCAGGAAACACAGCCTGATATTGAAGTGAAAAGATGGGGAATTATTAAAATAGACGAAGAAGGTAGGACAAGCAAAAAAGGGGTTTTTGCAGGGGGAGATATTGTAACAGGCGGAGCTACCGTTATTCTCGCTATGGGACAGGGGAAAAAAGCGGCACAGGCAATAGATGAATACCTGAAAACAGGAAAATGGGCATAA
- a CDS encoding sulfide/dihydroorotate dehydrogenase-like FAD/NAD-binding protein — translation MYLIKEIKEIAPKIKKMVLEAPLLAKKHKAGQFVMVINTEKGERIPLTIADKDPEKGEITLIFQEVGKSTIEMGLRKPGEYIYDVVGPLGRPTHIINYGNVVCIGGGVGTAPLYPITKKMKETGNYIITILGARNKDLFILEKEMESVSDEFYQTTDDGTKGRHGLVTDELQALIDSGKKIDLVLAIGPAIMMKFVSLLTKKYNIPTMVSLNSIMVDGTGMCGACRVSVGGVTKFVCVDGPEFDGHQVNFDELLKRQAMYKDMEEIALKKFLEELKKKEPCGGCHA, via the coding sequence ATGTATCTAATCAAGGAAATCAAAGAGATAGCGCCAAAGATAAAAAAGATGGTGCTTGAAGCTCCTCTTCTTGCTAAAAAACACAAAGCAGGACAATTTGTAATGGTAATTAATACCGAAAAAGGGGAAAGAATCCCACTAACAATTGCTGACAAAGACCCGGAAAAAGGTGAAATTACACTAATTTTTCAAGAGGTTGGAAAATCAACAATTGAAATGGGGTTAAGAAAACCCGGGGAATACATCTATGATGTTGTTGGCCCATTAGGTAGACCAACCCATATCATTAACTATGGAAATGTTGTTTGCATAGGCGGTGGAGTTGGAACCGCCCCTCTCTACCCTATAACAAAAAAAATGAAGGAAACAGGGAACTACATTATTACAATTTTAGGGGCAAGGAATAAAGACCTTTTTATACTTGAAAAGGAAATGGAAAGTGTGAGTGATGAATTTTATCAGACTACAGACGACGGAACAAAGGGAAGACACGGGCTTGTTACAGATGAATTACAGGCTTTAATAGATTCAGGCAAAAAAATAGACCTTGTTCTTGCGATAGGTCCTGCGATAATGATGAAATTTGTCTCCCTATTAACCAAAAAGTACAATATCCCCACTATGGTAAGTTTAAACTCTATTATGGTAGACGGAACAGGAATGTGTGGAGCATGCAGGGTATCTGTCGGAGGAGTTACAAAGTTTGTATGCGTTGATGGCCCTGAATTTGACGGCCATCAGGTAAACTTTGATGAGCTTTTAAAAAGACAGGCAATGTATAAAGATATGGAAGAGATAGCATTAAAAAAATTCCTTGAAGAACTAAAGAAAAAAGAACCCTGCGGAGGTTGTCATGCCTGA
- a CDS encoding PD40 domain-containing protein has protein sequence MKKIAFLLLFIFTLPAFCQQEFEINLSTKGYSLINIAVDRFKGNFEKREDMRQILIRDLKLSGIFSPIKDYAINLVTNEKENRCKKFLSIEAKILVEVEISMENNMLVLYGKVTDLESCKMIFKRQYKGSTDSQKELIHTFADDIVFAFTGTRGISNTKIAFVSDRTGHREVFIMDYNGDNIRQLTKLNSTTLFPAVSPDRKIIAFTSYRDNNPDLFLYFLGGKIKRIYHAEGIGSTPDFSPDGKLMVFSASKNGNTDIYLFHIDSGEIERLTKSPAIDTSPKFSPNGKAIVFTSDRYGSPQIYTMTVEGLNITKIRTVGTYNDQPCWSPDGKYIAYSSMKKGKFQIYLYVFATGENIQLTRDMGSCENPVFSPDSRRIAFQSNKTGKYQIYSMNINGSNVVKLTSKGNNTCPYWVK, from the coding sequence ATGAAAAAAATTGCTTTTTTGCTTTTATTTATCTTTACCCTGCCCGCCTTTTGTCAGCAGGAGTTTGAAATCAACCTGTCAACAAAGGGATATAGTTTAATAAACATTGCAGTTGATAGGTTTAAGGGAAATTTTGAAAAAAGAGAAGATATGAGGCAGATTTTAATTAGAGATTTAAAACTATCAGGAATATTTTCACCTATTAAAGACTACGCCATTAACCTTGTTACAAATGAAAAAGAAAACAGATGCAAAAAATTCCTGTCAATTGAAGCAAAGATACTTGTAGAAGTTGAAATATCAATGGAAAACAATATGCTTGTGCTATACGGAAAAGTTACCGACCTTGAATCCTGCAAAATGATTTTTAAAAGACAGTACAAGGGCAGCACAGACTCCCAGAAAGAATTAATTCATACATTTGCAGACGACATTGTTTTTGCCTTCACAGGCACAAGGGGGATATCAAACACAAAAATAGCCTTTGTTTCTGATAGAACAGGACATAGGGAAGTTTTTATAATGGATTACAATGGAGATAATATAAGACAGCTTACAAAACTTAATTCAACAACGCTTTTCCCTGCTGTATCACCTGATAGAAAGATAATAGCCTTTACATCATATAGAGATAATAACCCTGATTTATTTCTCTACTTTTTAGGTGGGAAAATAAAAAGGATATATCATGCTGAAGGGATAGGCTCAACCCCTGATTTTTCCCCGGATGGAAAGCTAATGGTTTTTTCAGCATCTAAAAACGGAAACACTGATATATATCTTTTTCACATAGATAGTGGAGAGATTGAAAGGCTAACAAAAAGTCCCGCTATCGATACATCCCCCAAGTTTTCACCTAACGGAAAGGCAATTGTGTTTACCTCCGACAGGTATGGCTCTCCTCAAATTTATACAATGACTGTTGAAGGGTTAAACATCACAAAAATAAGAACAGTTGGCACCTACAATGACCAGCCCTGCTGGTCTCCAGACGGAAAATACATAGCATACTCATCTATGAAAAAGGGGAAATTCCAGATTTATCTCTATGTCTTTGCAACTGGAGAGAATATCCAGTTAACCAGAGATATGGGTTCTTGTGAAAATCCTGTTTTTTCCCCTGACTCAAGAAGGATAGCATTTCAATCTAATAAAACAGGGAAATACCAGATATACTCAATGAATATTAATGGAAGTAACGTTGTTAAACTAACATCAAAAGGAAACAACACCTGCCCATACTGGGTTAAATAA
- a CDS encoding energy transducer TonB, which produces MDLDTTSFDYAYYLAIVRDKIGNNWIRTYTGSGKVKVYFKIMKNGEIRDAKVEVSSGNPGLDRLALEAVLKSNPLPPLPEGFRENFIGIHIWFNYEE; this is translated from the coding sequence ATGGATTTAGACACAACAAGCTTTGATTACGCATACTACCTTGCAATAGTGAGGGATAAAATAGGCAATAACTGGATAAGAACATACACAGGAAGCGGAAAGGTAAAGGTTTACTTCAAGATCATGAAAAACGGGGAGATAAGGGATGCCAAAGTGGAAGTATCAAGCGGAAATCCCGGGCTTGACAGGCTTGCTTTGGAGGCTGTTTTAAAATCAAACCCTTTACCACCCTTACCAGAAGGGTTTAGAGAAAATTTTATAGGAATTCATATCTGGTTTAATTATGAGGAGTGA
- a CDS encoding biopolymer transporter ExbD, translated as MGATPDNNKGKQLAEINVTPLVDVVLVLLIIFMIAAPMMKSGIDINLPKTTAGKPIEANKLVITLTKKGEIFIDDKEIHPGIFEEKIKKIAKLKNEVFLQADESVPYGKVIKLLGMLKKNGIENVSLVVNPIEEKNGKISN; from the coding sequence ATGGGAGCAACACCTGACAACAACAAGGGAAAACAACTTGCAGAAATCAATGTTACTCCGTTAGTTGATGTTGTACTTGTTTTGCTAATTATCTTTATGATTGCAGCCCCTATGATGAAAAGCGGGATAGACATTAACCTGCCTAAAACAACAGCAGGGAAACCAATTGAAGCAAACAAACTTGTTATTACCCTGACCAAAAAAGGGGAAATTTTTATTGACGACAAAGAAATTCACCCGGGGATTTTTGAAGAAAAGATAAAAAAAATAGCAAAGCTTAAAAATGAGGTATTCCTTCAGGCTGACGAATCCGTCCCCTATGGGAAGGTTATTAAACTTTTAGGCATGTTAAAGAAAAACGGCATTGAAAATGTATCTCTTGTGGTCAACCCGATAGAAGAAAAAAATGGCAAAATTAGCAATTAA
- a CDS encoding MotA/TolQ/ExbB proton channel family protein — translation MLDIIEIAKQSGIVSRLVILVLLILSIGSWKIIIQKIMQFKKARKQSKEFLKIFRTSNKFNEIREACKPFIYSPQAGLFIAGFSELSFQLKNQPTSVGKPKIKSLDSIARVLDRAKIVEVGRFEKSLNFLATTAAAAPFVGLFGTVWGIIDAFEAIGVHQSTSLVAVAPGIAEALITTAAGLIVAIPALWGYNHFVNQIKDISAEIEDFTLEFLGIVERNFS, via the coding sequence ATGTTAGATATAATTGAGATTGCCAAACAATCAGGGATTGTTTCAAGGCTTGTTATTCTTGTGCTTCTAATACTATCGATTGGCTCATGGAAAATAATAATTCAAAAAATAATGCAGTTTAAAAAAGCAAGAAAACAATCAAAGGAGTTTTTAAAAATATTCAGGACATCAAACAAATTCAATGAAATAAGGGAAGCGTGCAAGCCTTTTATTTACAGCCCACAGGCAGGGTTGTTTATTGCAGGTTTTTCAGAGCTATCTTTTCAACTAAAAAACCAGCCAACAAGTGTTGGGAAACCTAAAATAAAAAGCCTTGATTCAATAGCAAGGGTTTTAGACAGGGCAAAGATTGTCGAGGTGGGAAGGTTTGAAAAATCATTGAATTTTCTTGCAACAACCGCTGCAGCAGCCCCATTTGTAGGGTTGTTTGGCACTGTTTGGGGGATTATAGACGCATTTGAAGCAATAGGGGTTCACCAAAGCACATCCTTGGTTGCAGTAGCACCGGGTATTGCAGAAGCTTTAATAACAACTGCCGCAGGTTTGATTGTTGCAATCCCAGCTTTATGGGGATACAACCACTTTGTAAACCAGATTAAAGATATATCTGCTGAAATTGAGGATTTTACCCTTGAATTCTTAGGCATAGTGGAAAGGAATTTTTCATAA
- the coaD gene encoding pantetheine-phosphate adenylyltransferase, with the protein MCVKAVYPGSFDPITYGHIDIIERGINLFDKVVVAILINPKKQPLFTVEERLEMIRESLKTFPQEKIEISSFSGLLVDYVKKINAKAILRGIRAISDFEYEFQMALTNRRLLKDVDTVFMMPDERYSYLSANLVREIALFGGDVSHFVPEHVAEKLKEKFK; encoded by the coding sequence ATGTGTGTTAAAGCTGTTTACCCTGGTTCATTTGACCCTATAACCTACGGACATATTGACATAATTGAGAGAGGAATAAACCTGTTTGACAAAGTTGTTGTTGCAATACTTATTAACCCCAAAAAACAGCCTTTATTCACAGTGGAAGAAAGGCTTGAAATGATAAGAGAATCCTTGAAAACATTCCCCCAGGAAAAGATAGAAATTTCAAGTTTCTCTGGGCTACTTGTAGATTACGTTAAAAAGATAAATGCAAAAGCAATACTAAGGGGAATAAGGGCTATTTCAGACTTTGAATACGAATTTCAGATGGCTTTAACAAATAGAAGGCTGTTAAAAGATGTTGATACTGTTTTTATGATGCCTGATGAAAGGTACTCCTATCTATCTGCAAACCTTGTAAGGGAAATTGCATTATTCGGTGGGGATGTATCACATTTTGTACCTGAGCATGTTGCTGAAAAATTAAAAGAAAAATTTAAATAA
- a CDS encoding SPFH domain-containing protein, translating into MRKAIWILIVLGFLGLYFYTCTIHVDTNEVGVKIVYLNPFGETGVVDKAYGTGYHFFFPPFTGFAKVKKTEQRLDMVAHKKSGETWVGNDLKLKTSGGNDVWVDLIVTWKVIPEKAFLCVKEVGEDTSKIQTNIIKPETRAALRFFLGKLTSEEFYEAKKRQKAVEETKKFLNKRLEKIGLKITDILLKDYRFNERYQSAIEQRKVYEQKTLEYIALTKAAMEDAKRKQFEAKAEANKVVEKAKGELEQAKLKGDAILYAAQKNAEALYALKKAEANALTELNKALSGSGGENLVAKRLLESLKGKEITIIPVSDNGTVSFVDINSLLSNLAANKVIKKIEEKKIIKQEKEIKSDKKNEDKKDIEKETKKEKAD; encoded by the coding sequence ATGAGAAAAGCCATATGGATATTAATAGTTTTAGGTTTTTTGGGGCTTTACTTTTACACATGCACAATTCATGTTGATACAAATGAGGTGGGAGTAAAAATAGTTTACCTTAACCCATTCGGGGAAACAGGGGTTGTTGATAAGGCTTACGGCACAGGGTATCACTTTTTCTTTCCCCCGTTTACAGGCTTTGCAAAGGTAAAGAAAACAGAGCAAAGGCTTGATATGGTTGCCCATAAAAAAAGCGGGGAAACCTGGGTTGGCAATGATTTAAAACTAAAAACATCAGGTGGAAACGATGTATGGGTAGATTTAATAGTAACCTGGAAGGTAATACCTGAAAAAGCCTTTCTCTGCGTGAAAGAAGTTGGGGAAGACACCTCAAAAATTCAGACAAACATAATTAAGCCTGAAACAAGGGCTGCACTGAGGTTTTTCTTAGGAAAACTCACAAGTGAAGAGTTTTACGAGGCAAAAAAAAGGCAAAAGGCTGTGGAAGAAACGAAAAAATTCCTGAACAAAAGGCTTGAAAAAATAGGGCTTAAGATAACAGACATACTTTTAAAAGATTACAGATTTAACGAAAGGTACCAGAGCGCTATTGAACAGAGAAAGGTTTATGAGCAAAAAACACTTGAATACATAGCATTAACAAAGGCTGCAATGGAAGATGCAAAGAGAAAACAATTTGAAGCTAAAGCTGAAGCTAACAAGGTAGTTGAGAAGGCTAAAGGAGAATTAGAGCAGGCAAAACTTAAAGGGGATGCAATACTTTACGCTGCACAGAAAAATGCAGAAGCCCTCTATGCCCTTAAAAAAGCAGAGGCCAATGCCTTAACTGAATTAAACAAAGCTTTAAGCGGAAGTGGAGGAGAAAACCTTGTAGCAAAAAGGCTATTAGAAAGCCTGAAAGGGAAAGAGATTACCATTATACCTGTTTCAGACAACGGAACAGTTTCATTTGTTGACATAAACTCTCTGCTTTCAAACCTTGCAGCAAACAAGGTGATAAAAAAAATAGAAGAGAAAAAGATTATTAAACAAGAAAAAGAAATTAAATCAGATAAGAAAAATGAAGACAAAAAAGATATTGAAAAAGAAACTAAAAAGGAGAAGGCTGATTAA
- a CDS encoding SPFH domain-containing protein, with the protein MGKALSVIIIVLLIILIPFCYFSFKQVKVGEVGVKTRLLPITGKRGISKKTLKTGLHLVIPLAEKLDIFNARIQKLDFVAPENLKRKKNDQNIYVQTSDGTFVYVDATLLFQVDEDNAHKLLATLGHNYIEKKVRPEFISVVKAKLGELKAEDFFNPEIREAKVKEALSELNNRLKPNGIKAVNILVRDYFYSEEYENAIKEKKIADQIKLLNKVKTEAAKRYAELKKTEAYGDALANIELERGNAEAKKIKADADNYLKLKQAEAKKEIETAKAKGDALIQKAFTGQGGKNIVGLEMAEVLKGLDKIIIQSGGKNGVNPLDVNSLLKLSGVKK; encoded by the coding sequence ATGGGTAAGGCTCTAAGCGTAATAATAATAGTGCTTTTAATAATACTGATACCTTTTTGCTACTTTTCCTTTAAACAGGTAAAGGTAGGGGAAGTTGGGGTTAAAACAAGGTTATTGCCAATAACAGGTAAAAGAGGCATAAGCAAAAAAACATTAAAAACAGGATTGCATCTTGTAATTCCTTTAGCTGAAAAACTTGATATTTTTAATGCAAGGATTCAAAAATTAGACTTTGTTGCTCCTGAAAATTTAAAGAGAAAGAAAAATGACCAAAACATCTATGTACAAACCAGTGACGGTACATTTGTTTATGTTGATGCAACCTTACTTTTTCAAGTCGACGAAGATAATGCACATAAACTTCTTGCAACTTTAGGGCACAATTATATTGAAAAAAAGGTCAGGCCTGAATTTATAAGTGTTGTAAAAGCAAAATTAGGAGAATTAAAGGCAGAAGATTTTTTCAATCCTGAAATAAGGGAAGCAAAGGTAAAAGAAGCACTAAGCGAATTAAATAACAGGCTAAAACCAAACGGAATAAAAGCTGTCAATATACTTGTTAGAGACTATTTTTACTCAGAAGAATATGAAAACGCAATTAAAGAGAAAAAGATTGCAGACCAGATTAAACTTCTAAACAAAGTAAAAACTGAAGCTGCTAAAAGGTATGCTGAATTAAAAAAGACTGAGGCTTACGGAGATGCCCTTGCAAACATTGAATTAGAAAGGGGAAACGCTGAAGCAAAAAAAATCAAAGCAGACGCTGATAACTATTTAAAACTAAAACAGGCTGAAGCGAAAAAAGAGATAGAAACTGCAAAGGCAAAGGGAGACGCGCTTATTCAAAAAGCATTTACAGGACAGGGAGGCAAAAACATAGTAGGGCTTGAAATGGCGGAAGTGCTAAAGGGATTGGATAAAATAATAATTCAATCAGGCGGGAAAAACGGAGTTAACCCCCTTGATGTAAACTCATTACTTAAATTAAGCGGGGTGAAAAAATGA